The following coding sequences are from one uncultured Bacteroides sp. window:
- the dapB gene encoding 4-hydroxy-tetrahydrodipicolinate reductase, with amino-acid sequence MNNNEIALIGYGKMGKEIEKIALSRGHEIVCIIDADNQEDFKSPAFRSADVAIEFTNPMVAYQNYMKAFAANVKLVSGSTGWIDEHGEEIKELCRKEGKTLFWASNFSLGVAVFSAVNKYLAQIMNQFPAYDISMSETHHIHKLDAPSGTAITLAEDILANIDRKDHWVKEEAKNTGELGIHSIREGEVCGIHTIRYDSEADSISITHDAKNRKGLALGAVLAAEYTAQKQGYLGMSDLFPFLND; translated from the coding sequence ATAAATAACAATGAAATAGCATTGATAGGTTACGGAAAAATGGGCAAAGAAATAGAAAAGATTGCCCTCAGCCGCGGACACGAAATTGTCTGCATCATTGACGCCGACAATCAGGAAGATTTCAAATCTCCCGCCTTTCGTTCGGCCGATGTAGCGATAGAATTCACTAATCCGATGGTGGCGTACCAAAATTACATGAAGGCTTTTGCAGCCAACGTTAAGCTTGTTTCAGGCAGTACTGGTTGGATAGACGAACACGGAGAAGAAATCAAAGAACTTTGCCGCAAAGAAGGGAAAACACTTTTTTGGGCTTCTAATTTCAGCTTAGGAGTCGCTGTTTTCTCTGCTGTAAACAAGTATTTGGCTCAAATAATGAACCAATTTCCTGCTTATGACATCTCTATGAGCGAAACGCACCATATACACAAACTTGATGCTCCAAGCGGAACAGCCATTACATTAGCCGAAGATATTTTGGCCAATATTGACCGTAAAGATCATTGGGTAAAGGAAGAAGCCAAAAATACAGGCGAACTAGGTATTCACTCTATCCGCGAAGGAGAAGTTTGTGGCATACATACTATTCGTTATGACTCTGAAGCTGATAGTATCAGCATTACTCATGATGCAAAAAACCGTAAAGGGCTTGCACTTGGTGCTGTATTGGCTGCTGAATATACTGCCCAAAAGCAAGGTTACCTGGGCATGAGCGATTTATTTCCGTTTTTGAATGACTAA
- a CDS encoding Ig-like domain-containing protein, with translation MLKEKCRNAKQLIEKALIGTALFAMFYSCASIGHPDGGPIDETPPQMVGSTPVVGALYNKKKKIVIEFDEFIKLEKANEKVVVSPPQAQLPEIKANGKKISVSLEDSLKANTTYTIDFSDAIVDNNEGNPLGNFAFTFSTGALIDTMMVSGTVVEASNLEPVKGILVGLHTDLSDSAFVKKAFDRVARTDSRGHFSIRGVAPGKYRIYALQDVDQNFAFTQKGEALAFSDSLVIPSFQERVRQDTTWRDSLTVDTIIKKKYTYYLPDNFILRSFLEEIHSQYLKKSERLFPHKFSLYFADRADTLPIIRGLNFDEKDAFIIEKNLKNDTIHYWIKDSLIYKKDTLCMSATYLYTDTLNQLVQRTDTLNLLLKRSKGKSTKKESSRKKKKGHENDPEPTVFLKMTPYIPSSMDVYDYINFIFEEPLSNYDIKAIHLKEKVDSLWKDVPFIFEKDSIELRQYNLFCDWEPTKEYELTVDSMAFHGLYGLFTDKLKQNFKVRSLDEYGAIFFNILGVDTTAFVELIDAQDKVLRRVPVTDGQADFYYLNPGKYSARLVEDVNHNGIWDTGDYATKRQPEMVYYYPQLINLKALWQIEQDWNVHAKPLDKQKLDELKKQKPDEDKKKRNRKRNSGTGRSTR, from the coding sequence ATGTTAAAAGAAAAATGTCGTAATGCAAAGCAACTAATTGAAAAGGCCTTGATTGGAACTGCTCTGTTTGCTATGTTCTATTCTTGTGCTAGTATAGGTCATCCTGATGGTGGACCTATTGACGAAACTCCACCACAGATGGTGGGGAGTACTCCTGTTGTCGGTGCACTCTATAATAAAAAGAAGAAAATTGTTATTGAGTTTGATGAATTTATTAAACTTGAAAAAGCTAATGAGAAGGTTGTCGTTTCGCCTCCTCAAGCGCAGCTTCCCGAGATTAAAGCTAATGGAAAGAAAATATCGGTAAGTTTGGAAGATTCTTTGAAAGCAAATACAACATATACCATTGACTTCTCTGATGCAATCGTTGATAATAATGAAGGAAATCCTTTAGGAAATTTTGCCTTTACATTCTCTACGGGAGCACTCATAGATACGATGATGGTTTCCGGCACTGTAGTTGAGGCTTCTAATTTAGAACCGGTAAAAGGGATCTTAGTAGGCTTACATACTGATCTTTCGGATTCTGCTTTTGTTAAGAAAGCCTTTGATAGGGTGGCTCGGACTGATAGTCGTGGTCATTTTTCTATTCGAGGAGTGGCACCAGGGAAATATCGTATATATGCTTTGCAGGATGTTGATCAAAATTTTGCTTTTACACAAAAAGGCGAGGCATTAGCTTTTAGTGACTCTTTGGTTATTCCGAGCTTTCAAGAACGTGTTCGTCAGGACACTACATGGCGTGATTCTCTGACTGTGGATACTATTATCAAAAAGAAGTATACGTATTACTTACCGGATAATTTTATTTTGCGGTCTTTTTTGGAAGAGATACATTCTCAATATTTAAAAAAGAGTGAGCGTTTATTTCCACATAAATTCTCTCTTTATTTTGCTGATAGAGCTGACACTTTACCTATTATAAGAGGATTGAATTTTGATGAAAAGGATGCATTTATTATTGAAAAGAATTTGAAAAATGATACAATTCATTATTGGATTAAGGATTCTTTGATTTATAAAAAAGATACATTGTGTATGAGTGCAACTTATCTATATACAGATACTCTGAATCAACTTGTTCAACGTACTGATACTTTAAATTTGTTACTTAAAAGATCTAAAGGAAAGTCTACTAAGAAAGAGTCTTCCAGAAAGAAAAAGAAAGGGCATGAAAATGATCCCGAACCAACTGTTTTTCTTAAGATGACTCCTTATATACCCTCTTCAATGGATGTATATGACTATATTAATTTTATTTTTGAAGAGCCTTTAAGTAATTATGATATTAAGGCTATTCATCTAAAAGAAAAAGTAGATTCGTTGTGGAAAGACGTACCGTTTATTTTTGAGAAAGATTCTATAGAGTTACGTCAATATAATCTGTTCTGTGATTGGGAGCCTACAAAGGAATATGAATTGACAGTTGATTCAATGGCTTTTCATGGGCTTTATGGCTTGTTTACTGATAAGTTGAAGCAAAATTTCAAGGTGCGTTCTTTGGATGAATATGGTGCTATTTTCTTTAATATATTAGGAGTCGATACGACTGCTTTCGTGGAATTGATTGATGCGCAGGATAAAGTTTTAAGAAGAGTTCCTGTTACAGATGGGCAAGCTGACTTTTATTACCTTAATCCGGGTAAATACTCTGCTCGTCTTGTGGAGGATGTTAATCATAATGGGATATGGGATACCGGAGACTATGCCACAAAACGTCAGCCGGAAATGGTCTATTATTATCCTCAATTAATAAATTTGAAAGCTCTTTGGCAGATAGAACAAGATTGGAATGTGCATGCAAAACCTTTAGATAAGCAAAAGCTGGACGAACTAAAAAAACAGAAACCGGATGAAGATAAGAAAAAAAGGAATAGAAAGAGGAATAGTGGCACTGGCAGGTCTACCAGATAG
- a CDS encoding DUF4348 domain-containing protein, producing the protein MNAKRFVLCLFMFVLLGGTCFISCGNAASKVSSTKEKVNVTQADKDFQSFLEKFTSSATFQYTRVKFPLKTPIALLSADGNSEKTFPFTKEKWPLLDVEILKEERITQEEGGVYVSKFVIDEPAHKEFEAGYEASEVDLKVVFDLIDGDWYVTDCYTAWYSFDLPISELKATIEQVQEENKAFEELHP; encoded by the coding sequence ATGAATGCAAAAAGATTTGTACTCTGTTTATTCATGTTTGTGTTACTAGGAGGTACTTGTTTTATTTCTTGTGGAAATGCTGCTAGCAAAGTTTCATCAACAAAAGAAAAAGTGAATGTTACACAAGCTGATAAAGACTTTCAATCATTTCTAGAGAAATTCACTTCTAGTGCTACGTTTCAGTATACTCGGGTGAAATTTCCGTTAAAAACGCCTATTGCTCTTCTTTCTGCTGATGGGAATAGTGAAAAAACATTTCCTTTTACTAAAGAGAAATGGCCATTACTTGATGTTGAAATTCTGAAGGAGGAACGTATTACTCAAGAAGAGGGTGGGGTTTATGTTTCTAAGTTTGTCATTGATGAGCCTGCTCATAAAGAGTTTGAAGCCGGATATGAAGCGTCTGAAGTAGATTTGAAAGTTGTATTTGACCTGATTGACGGTGACTGGTATGTGACTGATTGTTATACAGCATGGTATAGCTTTGATCTGCCTATTTCAGAACTGAAAGCGACGATTGAACAAGTGCAGGAGGAGAATAAAGCATTTGAGGAGCTACATCCTTAA
- a CDS encoding DUF3108 domain-containing protein → MLFFLLTIFLLLPISVKSQCETRNEAFKSGEHVMYDLYFNWKFIWTKAGYASLTTNAMTYAGKPAYRLNMMAIGSKKADFFFKMRDTVTCVIGEHMEPYYFRKAAEEGRRYTVDEASFSYKDGVCYVKQKRTHRDGRVDSSNYNDSRCIYDMLSILAQARSYDPADYKVGQRIRFPMTTGRKVEEQTLIYRGRKIFEADNDTTYRCIVFSLVEYKKGKEKEVITFYITDDKNHLPIRLDLFLNFGSAKAFLRSVSGNRHPLTSIITPQ, encoded by the coding sequence ATGCTGTTTTTCTTGCTGACGATATTTTTGCTGTTGCCTATCTCCGTAAAATCTCAGTGTGAAACCCGTAATGAAGCATTTAAATCGGGAGAGCATGTCATGTATGATTTATATTTTAATTGGAAATTTATTTGGACAAAAGCGGGCTATGCGAGTCTCACAACAAATGCTATGACTTATGCAGGTAAGCCTGCTTATCGTCTTAACATGATGGCAATAGGCAGTAAAAAGGCTGATTTCTTTTTTAAAATGAGGGATACGGTTACTTGTGTTATTGGCGAACACATGGAACCATACTATTTTAGAAAAGCTGCTGAAGAGGGAAGGAGATATACTGTTGATGAAGCTTCTTTTTCTTATAAGGATGGAGTATGTTATGTAAAACAAAAGAGAACACATAGGGATGGAAGAGTGGATTCATCTAATTATAATGATAGCCGTTGTATCTATGATATGTTAAGCATTCTTGCACAGGCTCGATCTTATGACCCGGCAGATTATAAAGTAGGACAGCGAATTCGTTTCCCGATGACTACAGGGCGAAAAGTGGAAGAGCAAACTCTTATTTATCGTGGTAGAAAAATTTTTGAAGCGGATAATGATACAACTTATCGCTGTATCGTGTTTTCTTTAGTTGAATATAAAAAAGGGAAAGAAAAGGAAGTGATTACTTTTTATATTACGGATGATAAAAATCATCTTCCTATCCGTCTTGATTTGTTCTTGAACTTTGGTTCTGCTAAAGCATTTCTGCGTAGTGTGAGTGGGAATAGACATCCACTGACTTCTATTATTACGCCGCAGTAA
- a CDS encoding DUF2851 family protein, with protein sequence MEQLLHYVWKHKIFPLKELKTTLGLTIEVLDSGLPNSNAGPDFFNAKLKIDGTLWAGNIEIHDASSHWYRHGHDKNKVYDSVILHVTGKADCEVCRSDGELLPQLELDCPEYVRSHYEELCNADIRPSCYSILPYLSKLTVHSWLSALLSERFEQKTNLVQKRFQQVDMNWEDTFFITLARNFGFGLNGDAFETWAKQLSLGAVDKHRDDLFQIEAIFFGQAGLLDEKYEGDVYYQKMQKEYLYLKHLFELPQIEASLWKFLRLRPGNFPHVRIAQLAYLYYHNRGLLSQIIEVDSLDRVRELLSVRTSIYWEKHFLFAKESPTRVKSLGKASIDLLIINTVVPFLYAYGKHRNDDSLCILAGNYLENIKAENNYITRQWEAVGVSATSAADSQALVQLQREYCDKKECLRCRFGYEYIKHK encoded by the coding sequence ATGGAACAACTGCTACATTATGTATGGAAACACAAAATATTTCCTTTAAAAGAACTTAAGACAACTTTAGGATTGACAATTGAAGTTTTGGATTCAGGATTGCCCAATAGCAATGCAGGCCCTGATTTTTTTAATGCAAAACTTAAAATTGATGGAACTTTATGGGCTGGAAATATTGAAATTCATGATGCCTCATCTCACTGGTATCGTCATGGGCATGATAAAAATAAAGTTTATGATTCTGTGATTTTGCATGTAACGGGTAAGGCTGACTGTGAGGTATGTCGATCGGATGGAGAGTTGCTCCCTCAGCTAGAGCTTGATTGCCCTGAGTATGTACGTAGTCATTACGAAGAACTTTGTAATGCAGATATTCGTCCGTCTTGTTATTCTATTCTTCCTTATCTATCTAAACTTACGGTTCATTCATGGCTTTCTGCTTTGCTTTCAGAACGTTTTGAGCAAAAAACAAACTTGGTGCAAAAGCGTTTTCAGCAGGTGGATATGAATTGGGAAGATACTTTTTTTATTACATTAGCTCGTAATTTTGGTTTTGGACTAAATGGAGATGCTTTTGAAACATGGGCTAAGCAGCTGTCTCTTGGAGCAGTAGATAAGCATCGGGATGATTTGTTTCAGATAGAGGCGATCTTTTTTGGTCAGGCAGGTCTGCTTGATGAAAAATATGAGGGAGATGTGTATTATCAAAAAATGCAAAAAGAGTATCTGTATTTAAAGCATCTCTTTGAATTGCCACAAATAGAGGCTTCTTTATGGAAGTTTTTAAGGCTTCGACCTGGTAATTTTCCTCATGTTCGTATTGCTCAATTAGCTTATCTCTATTATCATAACAGGGGATTACTTTCTCAAATAATTGAGGTTGATAGTTTGGATCGGGTGCGCGAATTACTTTCTGTACGAACATCCATTTATTGGGAAAAGCATTTTCTTTTTGCTAAAGAATCTCCCACTCGAGTAAAATCGTTGGGAAAAGCTTCTATTGATCTTTTAATTATTAATACGGTTGTTCCTTTTCTTTATGCTTATGGCAAGCATAGAAATGATGATTCTCTTTGTATCTTAGCAGGTAATTATTTAGAAAACATCAAAGCGGAGAACAATTATATTACTCGTCAATGGGAAGCAGTGGGAGTCTCTGCTACTAGTGCTGCGGATTCTCAAGCTTTGGTGCAACTTCAAAGAGAATACTGTGATAAAAAGGAATGTCTTCGTTGTCGATTTGGTTATGAGTATATTAAGCATAAATAA
- a CDS encoding carbohydrate-binding family 9-like protein translates to MKELLVKKICIENVEVSDLPILLDKEKVAFHSINEINWEAFPYHPSVIFRIAHTENALLLNYRVTEKSVRARYRKDNEAVWTDACVEFFVIPGENNVYYNIECNCIGTILLGSGVTRNERERAPQNILSRIKRWSSLGRESFEECIAECSWEVALIIPYSVFYRDNVFSLDGRTLRANFYKCGDELHEPHFLSWNAISSPKPNFHLPYFFGRLYFE, encoded by the coding sequence ATGAAGGAATTGTTAGTGAAGAAAATTTGCATTGAGAATGTGGAGGTCTCTGATCTCCCGATTTTGTTGGATAAGGAGAAAGTTGCTTTTCATTCGATAAATGAAATCAATTGGGAAGCATTTCCCTATCATCCGTCCGTCATTTTTCGTATTGCACATACTGAAAATGCTCTTTTACTCAATTATCGAGTAACGGAAAAAAGCGTACGTGCACGATATAGAAAAGATAATGAGGCGGTATGGACAGATGCCTGTGTGGAGTTTTTTGTTATTCCTGGAGAAAATAATGTCTATTATAATATTGAATGTAATTGTATTGGAACAATTCTTCTTGGTTCAGGTGTTACGCGAAATGAGAGAGAACGGGCTCCGCAAAATATCTTGAGTAGAATTAAACGTTGGTCTAGTTTGGGCAGAGAATCTTTTGAGGAATGTATAGCCGAATGTAGTTGGGAGGTGGCGTTGATTATTCCTTATAGTGTGTTTTATAGAGACAATGTTTTCTCTCTTGATGGAAGAACATTGAGGGCAAATTTTTATAAATGTGGTGATGAACTGCATGAACCTCATTTCCTTTCTTGGAATGCTATTAGTAGTCCGAAACCGAACTTCCATCTTCCTTATTTTTTTGGTAGGCTTTATTTTGAGTAG
- a CDS encoding DEAD/DEAH box helicase, with the protein MTKQSTSTQIVIVLSQHPVLGALLIPYTAEKRENETIHLIEQAFHTSRGIALQINESERKAIEISSHYTEKYLMRAYSKEKRCSDFLRKLSGDTLKKIIRPYIEKKLLEMVELIAREKLPFYEKQTGSNLLYAHNSYLVTPYINEITFQFTVTQETFSYAMQCQRNGIVMSLRDKKPVVILTNSPACLLMGRELHLFRDIEASRIFPFTHKKTVCVDSAHTNKYIDKIVTPAIKNHKVISSGLNILEEQKEYESILTISENLSEKKTIELTFRYGEQYFSPNTRISKVVWTCDENEHKNILYFNRNIPYEQRAIALLENLGLKQINETQFTLHSDKENVSISNWIEKYKETINQNFKLINQKTGYKYCLEEVQMEHDYTNEHDWFDLHITIIIGQLRIPFTAFRKHILAGIREYILPDKRIIMLPEEWFSKYSNLLEIGESQGEKIRIRHPFIGVLESAIEINKKRKKKVTLPKKVLEPPLEFNAKLRPYQKEGFSWMVHMNELNFNGCLADDMGLGKTIQTLALLQHTYTFKSTSKSKREKAGDENEGKLPQEVSNKAIKKSASLIVVPTSLIHNWQREATRFTNLSVYEYPGVNHVKIASPARKFNQHQIILMSYGIMRNSIDVLNKYLFEYVILDESQNIKNSDSITSQTVIQLRSKHKLILTGTPIENSLKDLWSQFHFLQPELLGKEAEFNKRFITPIRQGDEAARALLKNLIEPFILRRSKHEVAPELPLLTEEVLYCDMTEDQDSIYNKEKNSLRNVLLDIKFQERSNLTILNGIMRLRQLACHPQMVFPDFTEESGKIKEIINTFETLQSEGHKVLIFSSFVKHLELIAKAFDERKWGYAMLIGSTNKREEEIQHFSSNEDINAFLISLKAGGVGLNLTQADYIFIIDPWWNPAAEMQAVSRAHRIGQTKRVIAYRFITKGSIEEKIIQLQEEKKKLAETFITNNNPLESLSDNEWEKLLE; encoded by the coding sequence GTGACAAAACAATCAACTTCAACTCAAATAGTCATCGTACTATCCCAGCACCCTGTATTGGGTGCATTATTGATACCCTACACCGCTGAGAAAAGAGAGAACGAAACAATTCATCTTATAGAGCAAGCATTTCATACATCACGTGGAATTGCTTTACAAATAAATGAATCGGAGCGAAAGGCTATTGAAATATCTTCTCATTACACAGAGAAATATTTAATGAGAGCCTATTCAAAGGAGAAAAGGTGTAGTGACTTTTTGCGTAAATTATCTGGAGATACTTTAAAGAAGATTATCCGCCCATACATTGAAAAGAAACTACTTGAAATGGTAGAATTGATCGCAAGAGAAAAACTACCTTTTTATGAGAAACAAACGGGCAGTAATCTCTTATATGCCCATAATTCCTATTTAGTAACCCCATATATCAATGAAATAACTTTTCAATTCACTGTTACTCAAGAAACGTTCAGCTATGCAATGCAGTGCCAGCGTAACGGGATAGTTATGTCGTTAAGAGATAAAAAGCCTGTAGTTATACTAACCAATTCACCTGCTTGTTTACTTATGGGCAGAGAGCTGCATCTTTTTAGGGACATAGAAGCCTCTCGAATATTCCCTTTTACTCATAAAAAAACAGTCTGTGTAGATTCGGCACACACAAATAAATATATTGATAAGATTGTAACTCCTGCTATAAAGAATCATAAAGTAATATCATCAGGGCTAAACATATTAGAAGAACAGAAGGAGTATGAAAGCATACTTACTATTAGCGAAAATCTATCAGAAAAAAAAACGATAGAATTAACATTCCGCTATGGAGAACAATATTTCTCACCCAACACTCGGATCTCAAAAGTAGTATGGACATGCGATGAAAATGAGCATAAGAACATTCTATATTTCAACCGAAATATTCCATATGAACAAAGAGCAATAGCTCTACTTGAAAACTTGGGCTTAAAGCAAATTAATGAGACACAATTCACCCTACATTCAGACAAAGAAAATGTTTCTATATCTAATTGGATAGAGAAATATAAAGAAACGATTAATCAAAATTTTAAGCTCATCAACCAAAAGACAGGTTACAAATATTGCCTGGAAGAGGTGCAGATGGAGCACGATTATACGAATGAACACGATTGGTTCGACCTTCATATCACCATAATCATAGGACAGTTAAGAATCCCCTTCACAGCTTTCAGAAAACATATATTAGCCGGCATTCGTGAATACATCCTACCCGATAAACGCATTATCATGCTGCCTGAAGAATGGTTTAGCAAATACTCTAACCTACTAGAGATAGGAGAAAGCCAAGGAGAAAAAATAAGAATAAGACACCCATTCATCGGGGTTTTAGAGTCCGCCATCGAAATTAACAAAAAAAGAAAAAAGAAAGTTACCCTACCGAAAAAGGTACTAGAACCTCCTCTAGAATTTAATGCAAAACTACGTCCATACCAGAAAGAAGGGTTTTCATGGATGGTACATATGAACGAACTCAATTTCAACGGTTGCTTAGCCGACGATATGGGATTGGGTAAAACGATACAGACACTAGCTTTATTGCAGCATACTTATACCTTTAAATCTACTTCTAAGAGCAAGAGAGAAAAAGCAGGCGATGAAAACGAGGGAAAACTACCACAAGAGGTTTCAAATAAAGCAATAAAGAAGAGTGCTTCACTTATTGTAGTGCCTACCTCCTTAATTCATAATTGGCAGAGAGAAGCTACTCGCTTCACCAATCTTTCAGTGTATGAATATCCGGGTGTCAATCATGTAAAGATAGCAAGCCCTGCCCGAAAATTTAACCAACACCAAATAATTCTCATGAGCTACGGCATCATGAGAAACAGTATTGATGTACTAAATAAATATCTATTCGAATATGTTATATTAGACGAAAGCCAAAACATCAAAAACAGTGATTCCATAACCTCTCAAACAGTTATACAACTCCGATCTAAACATAAACTTATACTCACAGGCACCCCTATTGAGAACTCTCTTAAAGATCTATGGTCTCAATTTCATTTTCTACAACCGGAATTACTAGGAAAAGAAGCCGAGTTTAATAAGCGCTTTATAACCCCTATACGCCAGGGAGATGAAGCGGCTCGAGCATTATTGAAGAACCTTATAGAGCCATTCATTTTACGAAGAAGCAAGCATGAAGTTGCGCCTGAGCTACCATTGCTCACAGAAGAAGTTTTATATTGCGACATGACTGAAGACCAAGATTCAATCTATAATAAAGAAAAAAACAGCCTACGAAATGTTTTACTCGACATTAAATTTCAAGAGCGCAGCAATCTAACGATATTAAACGGCATCATGCGATTAAGACAATTGGCATGCCATCCACAAATGGTTTTCCCTGATTTCACCGAAGAATCAGGGAAAATAAAAGAGATAATAAATACTTTTGAGACATTACAAAGTGAAGGACACAAAGTGCTTATCTTCTCTTCTTTCGTGAAACATTTAGAGCTAATAGCCAAAGCATTTGATGAACGAAAATGGGGTTATGCAATGCTAATCGGATCGACTAATAAGCGAGAAGAAGAAATACAGCATTTTTCAAGCAACGAAGATATTAATGCTTTTTTAATCTCATTAAAAGCCGGAGGGGTAGGTCTAAATCTGACACAAGCCGATTATATCTTTATCATTGATCCGTGGTGGAATCCGGCTGCAGAGATGCAAGCTGTTAGTAGAGCACACCGTATAGGACAGACCAAACGGGTCATTGCCTATCGTTTCATCACTAAAGGAAGCATTGAAGAAAAAATCATTCAACTACAAGAGGAGAAGAAAAAACTAGCAGAAACATTTATCACAAACAATAATCCATTGGAAAGCCTAAGCGATAATGAATGGGAAAAACTGTTGGAATAG
- the cysS gene encoding cysteine--tRNA ligase has translation MEHQLTIYNTLDRKKELFVPLHAPHVGMYVCGPTVYGDAHLGHARPAITFDILFRYLTQLGYKVRYVRNITDVGHLEHDADEGEDKVAKKARLEELEPMEVVQYYVNRYHHTMEALNVLPPSIEPHASGHIIEQIQLVKEILDNGYAYESKGSVYFDVPKYNKDHHYGKLSGRNIDDLLNTTRELDGQEEKRNSADFALWKCAQPEHIMRWPSPWSNGFPGWHCECTAMGRKYLGDHFDIHGGGMDLVFPHHECEIAQSVASQGDDMVHYWMHNNMITINGTKMGKSLGNFITLDEFFSGSHAMLTQAYSPMTIRFFILQAHYRSTVDFSNEALQASEKGLQRLMEAVEGLNKIKASATSNVDVKGIRSKCYEAMNDDLNTPIVISHLFDGTKIINNILAGNNTISEEDLKELKDVFQLFLFKILGLKEEIGSSDGRETAYGKVVDMLLEERMRAKANKDWATSDKIRNELTALGFEIKDTKDGKSEWRLNK, from the coding sequence ATGGAACACCAACTGACGATTTACAACACTTTAGATAGAAAGAAAGAACTGTTTGTGCCCCTGCATGCCCCACACGTAGGGATGTATGTGTGCGGACCCACGGTTTACGGAGATGCCCATCTAGGACACGCCCGGCCGGCCATAACCTTCGACATACTTTTCCGATACCTCACACAGCTAGGATATAAAGTGCGTTACGTGCGTAACATCACCGATGTGGGTCACTTAGAACACGATGCCGACGAAGGCGAAGACAAAGTGGCCAAAAAAGCTCGTTTGGAAGAATTGGAACCAATGGAAGTCGTACAATACTACGTCAATCGCTACCATCACACGATGGAAGCACTCAATGTGCTCCCTCCTAGCATCGAACCACATGCATCAGGACATATCATAGAGCAAATTCAATTGGTGAAAGAAATTCTTGATAACGGCTATGCCTATGAAAGTAAAGGTTCCGTTTATTTTGACGTTCCAAAATACAACAAAGACCACCACTATGGCAAACTATCCGGTCGTAATATTGATGATTTACTCAATACGACCCGTGAACTTGACGGTCAGGAAGAGAAACGTAATTCGGCCGACTTTGCTCTTTGGAAATGTGCTCAACCAGAACATATTATGCGCTGGCCTTCTCCATGGAGCAACGGTTTTCCAGGCTGGCATTGCGAATGCACTGCCATGGGAAGAAAATATTTAGGAGATCACTTCGATATTCACGGAGGTGGAATGGATCTTGTATTCCCGCACCATGAATGCGAAATAGCACAATCTGTGGCTTCGCAAGGAGATGATATGGTACACTACTGGATGCATAATAATATGATCACGATAAATGGCACCAAGATGGGTAAATCGCTTGGCAACTTTATCACTCTTGATGAATTCTTTAGCGGGTCGCATGCCATGTTAACGCAAGCTTACAGCCCAATGACTATACGCTTCTTCATTTTGCAAGCTCATTACCGTAGCACAGTAGACTTCAGCAACGAGGCCTTACAAGCTTCTGAGAAAGGATTGCAACGATTAATGGAAGCTGTTGAAGGCTTAAATAAAATAAAAGCGTCAGCAACATCAAACGTTGATGTAAAAGGAATCCGTTCCAAATGCTATGAGGCTATGAACGATGACTTAAATACGCCTATTGTTATCTCTCATCTATTTGATGGGACCAAAATAATCAATAATATTCTAGCAGGTAATAATACTATTTCAGAAGAAGATCTAAAAGAACTAAAAGATGTTTTTCAACTTTTCCTTTTCAAAATACTCGGCTTAAAAGAGGAAATAGGTTCTTCTGACGGACGGGAAACTGCTTACGGCAAGGTTGTCGATATGCTTCTTGAAGAACGCATGCGAGCCAAAGCAAATAAAGACTGGGCTACTTCTGATAAGATACGTAACGAATTGACTGCTTTGGGCTTTGAAATAAAAGATACTAAAGATGGGAAATCTGAATGGAGACTTAATAAATAA